The sequence GGGCGGGACGAGGGGGTCTTCGGTAATTTTGTTCATCTCGGATTGAAGAAAGGCGCAGGATTCCACCTCGGTTCGGCCTTCCTGTAGCTTTTCTTTGGAGATGTGGTGGAAGCGGATATCAATCCGACTGAAAGGTTTGGGCAGGTAGAATCGATCCCAGGAATTGAGGCGCCAAGCCCGGTGAAAAGTGGCCCCAACGAGAATGAGGGGAGATTGAGCCTGTTTGGAGAGGAATACGGCGCCGGGCCGAAGATGGTAAATGGGGCCGCGAGAGCCATCTGGAGTCAGGCAAAGATCCTCTCCTGATTTATGAACGGCGAGCATCTCGCGGGCGGCTCGTATCCCCCGGCGGTGTGAAGATCCCCGGATAATGGTCGTCCCCAGCATCTGG is a genomic window of Puniceicoccus vermicola containing:
- a CDS encoding lysophospholipid acyltransferase family protein — protein: MTEQTYTRRYGDTDVPIFRPSLRRRLIVFPGLILIKLWALTLRIRIDPQELKKATSIKEPAIIIFWHNHILLAAIAKKKFKRPFRMSAITSTSRDGAWPAAVFQMLGTTIIRGSSHRRGIRAAREMLAVHKSGEDLCLTPDGSRGPIYHLRPGAVFLSKQAQSPLILVGATFHRAWRLNSWDRFYLPKPFSRIDIRFHHISKEKLQEGRTEVESCAFLQSEMNKITEDPLVPPPQM